The sequence below is a genomic window from Caloenas nicobarica isolate bCalNic1 chromosome 13, bCalNic1.hap1, whole genome shotgun sequence.
TTATAGTCCAGAGTGAGTCTTTAGGGCTACACTTGCAGCTTGAGGTCTCAGTGACTTCCAGGTGCTCTCAGGAATGGATTTCAATGCCTGTAGTGGTGTCTTAAAAGTCCTCCCAGTAAGTTTCTCTGACAACACTTCTAATGCTTCCTTGCCTAGCTTGTCTGATTTATGGctttagttttctttccctgGTCTCCTATGTATTTAGCTTTACTTGTAATTATCAACATAGCTTCATCTACCAATGTGTCATGTGTTCATGCCTCTTGCTCATGCTACAGTGAATGTGAAAGGCAGATGGGAGAGtacctttcttttctgttattgtGGGTGGGTAATATATGTAAACATGACCTCAAGTAGGATTTGCATCTCTATGGAACCGTGTGTGTGATAGAAGAGGGGAGGAGATTCCCCTTAAGACAAGGGTGTGGGATAGTTGCTCAGCATTACAGGTGGTGTGGGAGGCAGGAGAAATAGGGTTTTCATTACACAGTTGTTATTTAGGATGAACGTAAGCCGGTATTGGAAATTAAGGTAGAGTTGCCTATGCCTGCTTTAGGGTGGGTCTTGTAATTGTCTCATGTGTCAGAGCTCCTCACACAGCCTGTTCCTCAGccagcagtgacagcagtgTCAATTTTGTGTACCAGAATGCAGTATGTGTTTTCCACATTGGAGGTACTTCTTCCTCAACTGGGAGGCCATTCCCAGGTGTTCCTGCAAATTCCCTGTTGCTTGTGGGAATTTCCTTGGTTGAGTCCAAGTGAGCTCCAAGCATTGTAATGAAGAAGAGGGCAGAAGAGGAGTGAAATTACTTGTTTGTAATTGTTAAATTCTAAAATACATGTGTGCCAATGAGCACTGTTTGGTCACCTTGGTTGTGATCCGCCACTGTGCTCTTCTAAAGACGGAGTAGAGTTAAAGAACTGGATGTGTCCAGACTGAATCTTGTGCTTACAGACTCTATAAACCTCTTCTTTCACCATCAAACTGTGGGTGAAGTGTTACAAAGAAGAGAGTATTGTCACGGTTTCTGCTGGGGTGCCTTACGAAGAGCATGGCACTTCAACAAATGTAAAGATATTCTTTCTGTGAAGGGTTATTCATTTATGCTTTCTTTTGCCACCTTACAGCTTCTTTCATATCGTTATCTGTCGTGTAGGAGCACTTGATCTTTTGatactgtcctggttttgttaaaaaacaagtttctcttttagtaaatttccctgtcagctatagtcttcttactaactgctgttttcctgaaagttagatacatgttttggtagatatagcaaggaaatgcaaggtcattgataatgatgcatcttgcgagatgtgcaagcaggaggtgaactgaaaattgaccaactaaagtattccatcccattcacgtgatacttcatataaaagtggaggatcacgaggatctcgtccctttttccttatggccaacattgggagaggaccttgcagTTGTCCAGTTCTGgttgaatccagttccggttggctgcagagtccagtccaggacaTCGAGTGCCGGCCCTACAactgccggagcagttgccgggactttcaagattggttttgtgtctttcctattattttctctatttttattggtagcattagtaaaacatttttaattttttccaactctcttctctctgtccttatttccttccccatctcctgttcttagtgggaagggaggagagggagggactgaagggggaagcagggggagagagagttaacaatacatctgccacagttttattgtcaccctgcaatcaaaccacgacagataCTAAGTGTTTTAAAGTGATGCAAACAGTGTGTCAGGAAGAGAGTAGAAGCATTCTTAGCAGCATTGCTAATTAGAAAGgtcattttcttctgtgctccTTGCTAGCTGGTGAGCACATTCAGAGTCTTACAGTATTTGGAATGATTTTGTGAGAACGAACTTGCTGACCTCAAGAGGCCTGTTCACACAGCAACCTTGTGGCTTCTTCAGTCGAAGGAGGGTTAATCTCCAAGGGATTGTTGCTGTGCTGTGGGCATTTTTCATCTGCGTTACTCTTCATCCTCATGTCTTTTAAAGAGAGGTGTAGTTAGAGGGACCACTGTAGCTGAGCGTAGCAAGTATGTCCTAACACCGATATAATGTTCATTTCTTGCTTGGTGGCATTCCACACAGGATTGCACTATTAGATATATACAGGTAATATCGTTGTGAATAGCTTATTAATTCCAAGTTTTTCTAAAACCTTGTTTATTCGTGGCTGTATTTATCACTACTGTTTACTGCTAATTGTTTGAAAAGCATGTAAGCAGTACCTTAGTAATGCAATCACAAATGAGGTGGAAGGGCAAGGTCCTGACTAAATACCTGCTCAGTATTGATGAGTGGTCCtcttgtctttgtctctccATCTGAAGTAAAATGCGACTACTTGTTTGTGAGAATGGCCTTGGTAAGGTAGAGcctgttttcacagaaatgtgGCTGAGTGACCATTTGCTGATAAGTGTTACAGTGCAAGAAGCTTGTGAAGGAGAAACTGAGTCCTGTAGGCAATGCCTTTGTATGTATTGAGGGAGCAGCGAGAGTGGCATAACCAGGAACTGAGTTGTCACCAGGAACCTGTGCATAAGCACAGGAGTCATCCATGGAGTCATCTCTTGTTTGGAGCAATCAGAGTTTAGGGAGGTCTGCTACACCTGTAGTTTCCAAATTCGTGGTCTGTGTAGCACTTGAAATGATGATGCTGGTCATAatgtgtcctgctctctccatggCCATCAACCAAGATTTGTTGGTTTGCAGAGACTCTTgcattctgtgatttcctttGATTGTCGAGCAGAGGTGGTCTTATCGTACGAAGAGGTTGAGGAGGATCAAGCACTCTTCAAAGGTGATGAAAGGTTTTATCCTTGCCATTTTCCTATGTGTTGAAGGTTTTATCCTGGCCGTTTCCTGATGACCCCACACCTGGAGTATTCTTTGTACTATGGGTACAAATCATTGTCTTGATGTCCTAGGCAAACTGCCCTCTCTAGTGCTGCTCTTCTGACTGGTAACTGTAGTATTCTGGGTCACGTGGGAACATTTCTGCTGCACGTCCATGTTACTAGATGTGCATCATTACCTTGTTCCCTAAAAGAGGtaattttgaagaaatgctTTAAGAGATAGATCTGGACTTTCCCTTCTACAAGAGATTCTCCTCTGAAGTACGCTGCAGCTACTGCTCCTCAGAGCTCGTAGAATTGGAATAAAAAATTGGGGAAAGATGAGTGCCAGCAAGAGTAGGATCTGCTGGAATATGTCATATACTTGCTGTACAGTGCACCTGCTTGTACTTATCTGTCCTCTGCTGTACCAAGTCTACTCAGTCCTCCACCACTCGGGAACACGTACCGCAGGAGATTCTTCACTTCCGCGATAAACAGAGCTGCCTGGTTCGCCTTCCCGGAGATAAGAGCCAAGTCGCCAAACTGAAAGCCGAATCTCACTTTTCCGTAGCCGATGGCGCCGACtcccggcagctgctggcagcgcgGCTCGGGGCGCACGGACCGAAGCCCCGGCCGGCATCAGGCGGCTGCGGTGGCGTCGCGGCGCCTCGGGGTGCCGCTGTTGGCCGAGGCGGAGCGGCGCTGGAGCCGGAGCCGCCGCAGCGTCCTGCCCCCGCAGGCTGCTCGCTCGCCCGGCGCCGGCCAGAGCGGCAGCGGCACCGGCAGCAGCGGCGAGAGGCGGCGCGaactggggagcagcggcgTCCGAGCCGGCGCCCACATCGCTCGCTGCCCTCCGGCGGCCCCTGCGCTGATTGCGGAGAGGGACTGGAAGGAGGGAAGGCCGCGGCAGGAGGGAGGAGCGCGGCGAGCGCTGCCGAGAATGGCGGGTGGGCAGAGACAGAGGCGGCGAGCAGCCGGGCGAGTGCTGCTGCCCGCTTTGCTGCTGGGCTTGtgctggcgggcggcggcggagcggctcCGCTACGCCATCCCcgaggagctgggcagaggctCGCTGGTGGGGCCGCTGGCGCGGGACCTGGGGCTGAGCCCGGCCGACCTGCCGGCACGCAAGCTGCGACTGGCGTCTGCCGCGAAAAGGCGGCTGCAATACTTCACGGTGAGCGGAGAGAACGGGAACCTGTACGTGGGTGAGAGGCTGGACCGGGAGGAGATGTGCGGCGAGGCGGCGTCCTGCTCCATCAGCTTCGAGGCGCTGGTGCAGAACCCTCTCAACGTTTTCCACGTCGAGGTGGCCATCCAGGACGTCAACGACAACGCCCCGCGTTTCCTGCATAGCACTTTCCCGCTTGAGGTCAATGAGTTGTCTACTCCTGGCGCCCGCTTTCTCTTGGGCAAGGCAGAAGATGCGGACGTGGGCAGCAACTCGCTGCAGGGCTACGAGCTGGAGGCCAACGGGTACTTCGCGGTGGAGGCGAAGGAGAGCCAGGACGGCAGCAAGTTCGCGGAGCTGGTGCTGCGCCACGCGCTGGACCGGGAGCGCGAGCCGAgcctgcagctggtgctgacGGCGCTGGACGGCGGCGACCCGCCCCGGAGCGGCACCGCCCAGCTCTGCATCATCGTCACCGACGCCAACGACAACGCTCCCGTGTTCGCGCAGGACCGGTTCCACGCGAGCCTGCGGGAGGACGCGCCCCCGGGCTCGACGGTGCTGAACGTCTCCGCCTCTGACGCGGACGCCGGTACCAACGCACGCATCACGTATAGGTTCGGGAAGATGCCGGCCAAGGTGCTGCAGAAATTCGTGATGGACGCAGAGAGCGGGATGATCACGCTGCAGGAGGTGCTGGACTTCGAGGACACGCGACGCTACACGCTGCTGGTGGAGGCAAGCGACGGAGGCGGTCTGGTGGCGCACTGCGAAGTGGAGGTGGAGGTTCTGGACGTCAACGACAACGCGCCTGATATCACGATGCTGTCAGTGTCGAGCCCGGTGCCCGAGGACGCGCCGGCCGGCACGGTAGTGGCCCTGCTGAATGTGAACGACCTGGACTCCGGGGAGAACGGGGAGGTGTCGTGTGAGCTGTTGGGCGAAGCGCCGCTGTCGCTCGTGGCGTCGTCGGGTAGCTCGTACAAGGTGGTGACGGCGATCGACCTGGACCGGGAGCAGGCGTCCGAGCACCGCGTGACGGTGGTGGCCAGGGACCGGGGCCGGCCGGCGCAATCAAGCCGCACGGCGCTGGTGCTGGAGGTGTCGGACGTGAACGACAACGCGCCGGTGTTCGAGGAGGCCGCCTACAGCGCCTACGTGGCGGAGAACAACGCGGCGGGCGCGCCGGTGCTGCGCGTGCTCGCACGGGACGCGGACGCGGGCGCCAACGGGCGCGTGAGCTACTGGCtggcgggcggcagcggggacGCGGCGGCGTACGTGTCGGTGgaggcgcggagcggcgcgctGTACGCGCAGCGCTCCTTCGACTACGAGCAGTGCCGTGAGTTCGCCGTGGTCGTGCGGGCGCAGGACGGCGGGGAGCCGGCGCGGAGCTCGACGGCGACGGTGCGCGTCTTCGTGCTGGACCGCAACGACAATGCGCCGCGGGTGCTCTGGCCGGCAGTGGAAGCGGGAGACAGATTACCGGGAGCAGCGGCGCCGGCGTTGGAGGCGTTCGAGGTGGTGCCGCGTTCGGCCGAGGCCGGGTACCTGGTGGCCAAGGTGGTGGCGGTGGACGCGGACGCGGGGCGCAACGCGTGGCTGTCGTACGAGCTGGTGCAGGCGGCGGAGCCGGCGCTGTTCCGCGTGGGGCTGCACAGCGGCGAGGTGCGCACGGCGCGGGCCGTGTCGGAGAGGGACGCGGCGAAGCAGCGGCTGGTGGCCGTGGTGAAGGACCACGGGCAGCCGGCGCTGTCGGCCACGGCCACGCTGCACGTGGTGCTGGCCGAGAGCTTGCAGGAGGCGCTGCCGGAGCTGAGcgagcgggcggcgggcgccGAGTCGCCGGCGGAGCTGCAGTTCTACCTGGCGCTGGCGCTCCTGTCcgccctgttcctgctgagcGTGGCGCTGGCCGTGCTGGCGCGGctgcgccgggccgggccgcccgccgTCCTGCGCTGCCTGGGCGCGCAGCGCTTCTCCGTGGCCGGCGCCGCCTTCCCGGCCGACTTCTGCGAGGACACCTTACCCTACTCCTACAACCTGTGCGTGGCGCCGGGCCGCGCCGTGGCCGAGGCTGCTtggctgccgccgccgctgcccagCCTGCCCGCGGAGGAGCTTCTGGGCGGGGAGCCCAGCGGGAAGGGGAGCCCGAGCAGCAACGCCGGCGCGGGAGAGCCGCCCGCCGACCCCAACGCCCCGCAGGTCTGTAAGCCCGCGCGGTCCTTGTCTCTCAGCCTTCCCTAACCTCGTGCTGTGGGTAGTGGGCTGTTGGATCTTGTTTCGTCTGCTGTGGCGGTTCGTGCCCATCTCTGTTTCCATGGAGGAATGAACTATTGTTGTACTGCCGCTCTTTTGGCAATAGACTGTGCGGACCAGCACTTACTGCCTCATCAACTTTTCCTCTTTTAGGCTCCGTGGGGAGGTTCTTGCCTCTGCTGGTTCTGTTGTGATCCATGTAGTTTTCTTCCTAGAAGttagagtattttcttcttagtgGTCTGCATGGTCTTCTGCTTTCGATGTAGTGTGAGAATAACTTGATCACACACTCATCTGCCCTTTGACAGAAGTAATGTTTTCTTGCCACGAGCTAGACCGTGTTTTGGAGTTGTTATGTGAAGAATGTTAGAattcactgatgttttggttttttgtcatGGAGACCGTGGACTTTTTAGCTGGGCGGGAGCCAGGACAGGACAGCAA
It includes:
- the LOC135993789 gene encoding protocadherin gamma-B5-like isoform X4; amino-acid sequence: MAGGQRQRRRAAGRVLLPALLLGLCWRAAAERLRYAIPEELGRGSLVGPLARDLGLSPADLPARKLRLASAAKRRLQYFTVSGENGNLYVGERLDREEMCGEAASCSISFEALVQNPLNVFHVEVAIQDVNDNAPRFLHSTFPLEVNELSTPGARFLLGKAEDADVGSNSLQGYELEANGYFAVEAKESQDGSKFAELVLRHALDREREPSLQLVLTALDGGDPPRSGTAQLCIIVTDANDNAPVFAQDRFHASLREDAPPGSTVLNVSASDADAGTNARITYRFGKMPAKVLQKFVMDAESGMITLQEVLDFEDTRRYTLLVEASDGGGLVAHCEVEVEVLDVNDNAPDITMLSVSSPVPEDAPAGTVVALLNVNDLDSGENGEVSCELLGEAPLSLVASSGSSYKVVTAIDLDREQASEHRVTVVARDRGRPAQSSRTALVLEVSDVNDNAPVFEEAAYSAYVAENNAAGAPVLRVLARDADAGANGRVSYWLAGGSGDAAAYVSVEARSGALYAQRSFDYEQCREFAVVVRAQDGGEPARSSTATVRVFVLDRNDNAPRVLWPAVEAGDRLPGAAAPALEAFEVVPRSAEAGYLVAKVVAVDADAGRNAWLSYELVQAAEPALFRVGLHSGEVRTARAVSERDAAKQRLVAVVKDHGQPALSATATLHVVLAESLQEALPELSERAAGAESPAELQFYLALALLSALFLLSVALAVLARLRRAGPPAVLRCLGAQRFSVAGAAFPADFCEDTLPYSYNLCVAPGRAVAEAAWLPPPLPSLPAEELLGGEPSGKGSPSSNAGAGEPPADPNAPQQAQPNTDWRFSQTQRPGTSGSQNGEEGGAWPNNQFDTEMLQAMILASANEAADANSTLGGGTGTMGLSARYGPQFTLQHVPDYRQNVYIPGSTATLTNAAGKRDAKSAASSGGNKKKSGKKEKK